A portion of the Manduca sexta isolate Smith_Timp_Sample1 chromosome 20, JHU_Msex_v1.0, whole genome shotgun sequence genome contains these proteins:
- the LOC115445419 gene encoding methionyl-tRNA formyltransferase, mitochondrial — translation MLLMVNKLSKNLHKILKEKYVIIRQCSDQKPYKLLFFGSDNISFTSFQKVNEFSKLEKSIDCIDLVITNTNTKNKTQIEKYAQEENIKTILWPFSHLQAGEYDLGLIVAFGHLIKADLLNKFPLGMVNVHPSLLPRWRGAAPIIHTLLHGDEITGVTLMKIKADIFDVGEIISQCKVPVSKDIKLPELTEQLSNIGADMLVQCLKTLPDSINNAYPQNNEGVTYAKKINKNISEVRWHDMTARDVYNLHRAIYGLYPLSTKFRDKHLKLFDAFIHNPDEVDNNNPIGYLEYCNKTDAIRVLCKDKRYVYFKSLRIVGKRQIEAIDFYNGYIKNMAIKDRNGLVVRN, via the exons atGTTATTAATGGTCAATAAATTATCCAagaatctacataaaatattgaaagaaaaatatgtaattatccGGCAATGCAGTGACCAAAAGCCGTATAAACTGCTGTTCTTCGGTTCTGATAATATTTCATTCACAAGTTTCCAAAAAGTTAATGAATTCAG caAATTAGAAAAATCTATAGATTGCATAGACCTTGTGATTACCaatactaatacaaaaaataaaacacaaatagaaaaatatgcaCAAGAAGAGAATATTAAGACGATTTTGTGGCCATTTTCACACTTACAAGCTGGTGAATATGATTTGGGGCTTATTGTTGCCTTTGGTCACCTCATAAAGGcagatttgttaaataaatttccatt AGGCATGGTAAATGTTCATCCCAGTTTACTGCCACGATGGCGAGGTGCTGCTCCAATTATTCACACTCTACTGCATGGGGATGAAATCACTGGAGTAACACTCATGAAAATAAAAGCAGACATATTTGATGTAG GTGAGATAATCAGTCAATGTAAGGTTCCAGTatcaaaagatataaaattaccaGAACTGACTGAGCAACTATCAAACATTGGTGCTGATATGCTTGtacaatgtttaaaaacattacCAGACAGCATTAACAATGCCTACCCACAAAACAATGAGGGAGTTACTTATG caaagaaaataaacaagaatATTAGTGAAGTAAGATGGCACGACATGACTGCCAGGGATGTATATAACTTACATAGAGCGATATACGGATTGTATCCACTTTCAACTAAATTTAGAGACAAACACTTGAAATTGTTTGATGCATTTATACATAATCCTGACGAAGTTGATAACAATAACCCTATAGGATATCtagaatattgcaataaaactgATGCAATAAGAGTACTGTGTAAAGACAAAAGATATGTTTACTTTAAATCCCTTAGAATTGTTGGCAAGAGGCAAATAGAGGCcatagatttttataatggttacataaaaaatatggcaATTAAAGATAGAAATGGTCTAGTCGTTAGAAATTAa